The Struthio camelus isolate bStrCam1 chromosome W, bStrCam1.hap1, whole genome shotgun sequence sequence TACCAGGAAGTCTTATCTGCTATTTGTGACTTTAGtgacagagaagagagagagagagagaaagaaagagagagagagagagggcaacAACATACTAATAGCTGTAGACCATGAACTCTGGTTTATGCTTGTCTGCAGATTATCTTGACAACAGATTGACTTTTATAGTAAGTAGCAGTTACGATTTCATTTCTAGATCATAACTGCTAATTTGCAAGTTAGTTCtttgggggaagaggaaaaagcagtatttatgaCTGTAAAAGCTTTTCCTAAACAAGCACTTGAAGTGGGTACATCTCCACCTGTGTATGCATTTTATGGGTGAAATAGTTACAGAGCTCTCCTTCTATCAGGGTCAGGACAAACACAGCATACATTCAGCGTGAGCCTACCTTTATCTTCCACTGTGATGAGCACTTCTGATGTTGCGTTCCCAACTTTTGAGACAACCGAACATTTATATTCTGTACTTTCTGATATTGAATCTTTCACCCAGCTTAAAATATGCAGTCTGCCATCAACCAGCGTATGAGATTGCTCCATGATGCATGCCTGcatcttttgtctgtttttcttccataCAAAATGGGAATCATCTGGACCTGTAAAAATGTCAGTCAGCTTTTGTTGGAAAACATTACTAAGATGAGTCTTTGAACACAAAATGAAAGACTAAGACCTTAAGATTAGACTCAAAGGTTGAGTGTAATGTTTCTTAGGTTTCTTTAACTGAAATGCTAGGTACCAAAAAgctaagacttttaaaaaaaaaaaaaaaaaacacacacacacacacaccaccaccaacaTTGATAATGAGGTTCAAGCCTAAAAGGTCATAGAAAGGAAGCATCTGGGTTCGCACAAGTGGGAACTTACCCTGCAAGCATGATAGACTAGATGATAAGTAAATCAGCATTATCAGCCTATGTGATTTGATTACCTATAAAACTAGGTAATGCTGCCTAGTGCTTGATCGAGCTATGGAAGTTGAGACCATCTGAGACGTGCATTGTAAAATCTGAACTAAAGGACAGCAGGAAAAATAGTTCAAGAACTCAGCACATCAAAGATGCTGGAACTAAAGAAAGTAGCAAAATTGGAAAAAGTATAGAACCGCTAGTCACTGCAATTAGGCAGGACAGAACTTGGAAGAAGCTTGGattaacaacaaacaaacagcagtgtAATCTTTAAGCCTTATTGCCATTATTCCTCTTACCTGGGAGGACAGAAGTTGAATAAATCAGAGACTGACAGTAGCCCAGAGGACAGAACAGCTGTTCCTAGAAAATTAGCAAGTTCGGCTGACATGTATTTGGCAACATCagagttttttcatttaaaagaaaagcatctgGGCCACAGTAAGAACTTTGCAGTAATACTGACTTTTAAAACATGTATTACTCCCTGGGGGCCTATGATCCAGACTAGCCTTAACAAGAGAAGATGTAAAATTCAGGgttgagagaaaataaaggatttttacTACTATGTTCTAGGAAAGAGGTAGCTTACTACAGAAACCAGCTTTTGACTGCAaattgatgtgttttttttttggtgtgtggaaaaaaaatatttgattctaGGTCTGTGTCCTGAAAACTATGTATACTGTAAATTATCATGAAgggcagaccaaaaaaaaaaaaaaagaaaaaagaaagtattcagTGCACTTCTCAATGTAATGACTTCTTAAATTCGTAATTTGTTTGGAAACAAAACTAATACCCTAcaacctgaaataaaataatactaaGAGCACAGATGAATGATCCAATTAAAACCCGGTAAGAGTTTCTCCTGGGGGAAGAGGGTGAATGGCACAGTGTCTTTAGAAGTACTGACAGCAGCTTGGACAAAAGTGGAGAGGGCAAGCATATGCTGAAAATGtagatattcatttaaaaaaaaaaatcaatctttcatGGGTGATTGTACGTCTATTAACAGTATGTAGGTCACATGTAGCTAAAAACATGAGAAATCTGGAACCACGAACAAATTATTCCAATATAGTAAGGCTGAAGTTGTTTTTTTGGGTGAACAGAAGGAATAACAGGAACATAGGGCCAAGCCAAAAAtcttaggattaaaaaaaaatagatttttgaagaGCTGAAACTTACTTACCTTCAGAGAATGTTCCTTGGAGTTACTCtagattagaatttttttttttttaagagatgcaaCATATATAGCTGATGCTATAttaataaagagaagaaattaagtgATAGTGTCACTGGAAGTCAAGCTGTAGAATGGAGAAATGAAAACTAACTTGATCAAAATGAAGATCAGTAAGACGAGGGAATGATGGGACAGAGGTCTCAGGATGAGCTTTGACAAGTGTCAAATAAAGAAGTATTACTCTAGCATTGTAAAGCTAAAAGTCAGGTGCTCAGGTAAGGCCATAAGCTCCCAAACTTTATTAGCAGTAGTTCAGGTCCTAACACATGGGACTAGAGGCATTTCCTGCCTAAAAGTAGGGGGCTTGAAAAACCTTATTTTAGGGCCAGGCGACAAAGTGGCACGTTCAGTGCACTGATGGAGACCACTTCCCTAAAATTGCTCCAAATGTTTCCTGTTCTTACTTACACCAAAGAACTTCTGTTTTCCAGTGTTTAAGATCGCAGTGCTACCCAAAACTCAGTTTTCCCAAGTGTGAAATCCAATAATTTACTTATTTGGGCAATCTTGCAAGCAGTGTTGTCTTAGGTCAGCTCCTGAACAAATTGCAACTGGGTAATTTTGCTCTTCTCAGACCCGTGACTACCTCTGTTTTGTATGCAGTCAGAAGCGCTGGGGATCGCCACCGCGCAAGACTTGTACAAGTTACTTGGCAGCAAAATCTAGACGCAAGCACTGGTCAGGGGCCTGTTGTGAACTGCGTGGAAGAGAGGGTTTTTCCTGATCTTCGTGTTTCACTGCGGTTCAGTCCTGATTCTCAGGCTCTGCTGTTACTGTGTCTTACTTTTCGCGTCTCATGATTGAGCAACAGAAACATATGCTGACAGAGTTTCATCTGTAAAAACCTTGAGCCACATTCTTTAACTTTGCTACAACTCTAGAGTAAGATAAATTCAGACTTAAGGTGTAACAGAGAAGTCtttttcaaagataaaaatgtaaatgtatgtaTCCTACATTTGTTACAGGTGTCATAACACAAATGACATGTGTGTCCAGTGCAAAGCTTAAAAAACGAATCTACTTACATTGCCATCCTTTTTAAGACTgcttgaaagatttaaaaaagtgaTCTTATTAATACATAATAGTCAAGCAAAGAATTAAACAGCAAGACAGTCTGGATATGTaaatagctacatttaagcaACAATGGAAGGCATTTTAAACGTTTCACTTACTTTGAAACCATTGCTCCAATCTCAGTACATACTTACTAACAACCTAATTTACCACCTAAGCTATTGTAAAAAGCAGGAAGGCTAACAGctataaaatgaagtaaaaaaaaaaaaaaaagcaacagcaacaaaacccttGTTGCACTATCAGAACTACCCGTTTCCTCAGTGCAAGCCCCTCAGTGTCCAGTATTTGTGAAAGCGGTTGTTACTTTTGCACGTTTTTTAATTGTCTGCACCTCTGTTGTCAGCACTTTGAAACGTTACTGCCCTGGCAGCTCTACTGGCAGCACAGGCTCTCTAACCTACTTCAAGTCAGCCAGGTTTGCAAAAACCACACGTTTACAAGCGAGATGGATTTTCCCCTCCAGATCTTCTACAGGAACAGTTTTGGCAGACAGAGATAAACTTAAAGTGGTAAAAACTTAAACCACTGCAGCTGCTTGTAAAGTAAATTTCTACCCAGAGTCAACTGCAGTCAGTGAAGTATTGGTGTAAATTCCCTATTttaagaggggggggggggggaatctagTTCAAAAGGACTGAAACTAAAGTCTAAAGGTACAGATTCAGAATGGCATGCTTTCAAGAAAGCTCTGGGATACTAATTTAAAAGCAAGAGATTATGGATTAAGTAGAGCTCATTGACATAataagctgggggggggggagcagaggaggaACACTGGCCAATCCATTTCCTTCTGTCACATGCCAAAACCTTCAGAGCTGCGTGCACGTTTCAAAAGCCACCTCACGAAAACTGTAGAGTAAAATACTTGAGAAGCACTACCACACTGTTGTTGCTTTAGCATAGTATTTTTAGCATGGTATTTAGTTCCTGAAATTAAAGGATAACATTGAAAAAAGGCTTCCCTAAAATTTAGTTGGAGAAACATGTCAAGATAGAAGGAGGCGGAGTTGggtaaaacaaaacatgaactGTCAGCAATCCTAAACTTCTTAACGCTTTCCCCAGCTAAACTAATCTCCGAGACTCAGAAACAAGTTTAAATCCAGTGAAGATAACTGACAGGTATCCCATAGAGAAATTTTAGCAGGGTAACAAAACAGTCTTTTCCACAAATTCCCATGATCTAGACACAGCAACGCCACCAGAGATGATCTTAAGTGACAGGAAGTTTAGGTTTGGAATGACTCCTTTATTCCacaacagatattaaaaaaaccctcccaaagttggcagcaagcagatgatttaaaaacagaaacagaaaagttaatcttaaaaaaaaaaataaaaagaaaaagacatctggATTTAATGCTCAATATCTAGCTTGCAGCTTTGGCTTGTACTGAAGGCTGCTGTACTGAACATCCCACATTTCAGAATATCAAGATCATATAGGAAGCTCTCATCCAGAGCAGGGATTAAGTTTTTAAAACACGCTATAATCTGGGTgcagaaagattattttaaatcacAGATCAAAGCGAGCCCAGGAGAAGGTTAGTCCATCCTTAATCATTAGCATGGAAAGCAATGAGCAGCACTACTCAATAAGTATGGAGAAGCTCGACTGGAGGCTGCTCAGAGCTCCATGAAGCTACCAAAACGGTTGAAGGTTGGAgggggcaaaaaaaggaaaaaactcctTAAATCAAGATCTTCTTAAACAAAAACCCTTGCAGTTTTCTGAAATGGACATGTCAGGCAGGGCTTTGTATATCCACTCTATTTCCCAGCTAACTGGGTCTTCCTTGTTAAATTGAAGTGCAATCCATTAGCCTTCCAAAAAAGAAAGGGCGAATAGCttgaaacagcaatgaaaaatCTCAGATAAAAAGCCCAAGGAAAACAGATCCTTCCAAAATGTCAACAAAGATTATCACTTCAAGCAGCAAGTGACAGTGACACCCTCCTTCAAAACTCTAGTGCCTTTGTTAAGGTAGTAGTACATTTATAAAAACATCAACTCTGCAAGCTGACACTGCCTTATCAAAAGGGATAAAAACAAGAAGGGCTTGGCGTGAAATGCAAACCACATACAAGCCGGAAAAAGTCTCCTGTCACTAGCACGGGCAATGCACAATGCATACAGATGAAAGTAGGACACAGCATCATCTGCcttctcagcaaaaaaaaaaaaaaaaaaaaaaaaaaaaaaaactgaaagcagatgGGGGAAATGGCTGACTTGTCTATGAGATGGAAATGCAACACACAGCGGCTGTGGATCTCAGCTTCAATAGCATATAGATATTCTCCCAGTGGGTCCAAGAAAGAGTTTGCAATGGGAACCCAGATAACAGCCTGTAAACATTAATTAGACAAACTTGGCAAGCTAGAACTAGAGACTAGTTAGATCTAGCTACATCAGCTAGAACTAGATGTTGAGTTTCCAGTTggagtttgcttgcttgcttttggcCTCTTATCAGCTAATATACTACAtatatttaagttttaaaataaggcggaaaaggaaactggaaaaCACATTCCCTCTTTTAAGGAAGAGTGTAAACTGTGGCATTTGCTCAGTTGTTTGCCAGACTCAGCTGGCAGGAAAAaggctggaagagaaggaaatgagATTTTGATCTTCACTGAGGACAATGCACATGATATTAGTGAAGCAGCTCTGGTAAGCAATTTCTGCTGAAATGGTTAAAGAATGAGTGACAGCTGTGTTCCAAATAATTACCCAGTTAATCGGCCATCAGATTGAAGGATTATTTATTATAAGCCTACAGGTAGCTGTCAAAGGTAAGCggagaaaaggaaaggtaaagaTAGTCTCTATAGTCCAGGGCCCAACACATTGGTTTGCAAACAGGGTTAGCAGGGTAacaagcagttctgcagaaaagaacGTGAGCGTTGGCATCATATTGCAGCGATTTCAACACCAACCCAAATCTATCATATGTCTTACTAGGTAGGATTGGGAAATCTTAAACTTCTCAATCATGACAAGGGTTTAGGAGTTAATACTAGCCTGAGCTGAGACGTTACGGAATCAGAGTTCCATATTAGGCaaggagaaaaacagtttaattATTTATGATGAATTGCAAAAGAACAGCTAAGCAAGGAGGTGAAATAAAACCTTATAAGCAAATGGTATATAGaagcaaacacagagcaaagcgAATCTCTcctgagattttcagaagagatgtcctggaaaacCTTTTCAAAAGTATACTTGGATCTTGAAAACCCAAACGTGAAGCACacttcacattttatttacagCTAGTCATACTATAAAAGCTGTCATGCATTCtgcaaaacatctttttcttgCACAGTTCTGGTCCCCCAATAATCCTTGCTAGGAGCAGAAGCTGTGATTGTCAGTAATGTGCACGTTAGCTTGCATGCGTACATTAAAATTCAGATGGCGAATcctgctttttttggtttttttttgttttttgttttttgtaatctAATCAGCTTGTCTCTGCAAAAAGCCTATGCAGCACCTAATTCCAGAACTAAAGAACTAAACTGAAGCAGCACAGCTGTTGCTTCACTCACATATTGCTTTGTACGGTTTTTAACCAAAAGAGAAGGTACCAGTTGCTTTCCTGACTCTCAGCAGACCTTTGGGAGAAATTATTCTGTCAAAAGGGTAAAGGATACCGATCTAAAAATTTTAACAAGAGGCAGTTTCAGATGTTTGAAGACTATCAAGGGTCTTAATTTGCACATAGTCCTTTGCTGGCAGATGAGGCAGTTGATATAATTTAGCAATACAGCAGAACACTTACAAAATTCACTGGTATTTCGATAATGCAGGATAGGCTACAACATGAATGTAATTTGAAATGTTATTAAGCTTTAGCATATTACAACAGTAATAATTATTTGCAGGCTACAATTACTAGTTTTAACCAGAATGATTTCCTCACTGGGGAGAAAGAGATTTTAACGACTCTTGCTAATTtataaatgttaaagaaaaaaaaaaaaaaggccgtaCAAAAGGAGATTTCCCAACTTCTGCACCTTATATTCATTGCACAGGAAAAAACCTGTATGAATTCAGTCAGCTGTACAGTAATGtacaagaaaacatttccttccttttttctgctgaatTGAATCTTTTGAAAAGGAGTTAATACACTCTTGGTTTTACTTCCCCCTCTACATTACCCCCCCATCTTTATCCTGAGGGGCCTTAGACTGAAGCTATATTTAAGTTAAGCTTATTCTAGTCCTTAAGAGAAagcatatattaagaaaaaatatatatagtaacTGTCCTCCTTGCACATCCTTCCACACATTTGACTTGACCATTGTCTTTACATGTGCACATGGCAAAAGAAATTTTTTACAGGAATATGTCAAATTTGCTGCTGACACCAGAATATAAGAATGCTGCATTCATGTCATCATCTTTACAGAAACTGATTTTCAGTTGTCTTACAGGTGCCACCACCGAGGAGCCATGAGAGCCAGGACGGTAATACCAACACTTACAAAgggtttttcttgttcttgtttgcAAACACACACTGTTAGATGTAACAGGGCCACACTAGTCCCCAGTTCCTGAAACAGGCGGTGCCCACGCTGTCATAAGACAGTGACAGCCTTAACCTATCACAGTCTAAAGCGGGAAAAAGGATGCTTTTAGTTTAATGTCTGCgtggtttttatttaaaagtggtCGGAAATATTCAATTGATCTCCCAAACTTAAGCGATGACTTAAGTCCTTTTCTGTTAACAGCTTACAAAATTTAGATTATGACCTTAATATATCTTATATAGAgactttaaataataaaaaagaagcgGCCTGTCACAGATCTACATGGAAGGAATGGTTTTATCATACCAAGGTGCCTCTAAGTGATTCAGCCAGTGCAGAAATTATTAAAGGAGGCAGTACAAAACCACAATATGCAAAATGACAAATTAACAGTTATCATCAGATTACTGCAGCCACAGACACCAGAGGTTTGGGGACAGGCAGGATAtagaaatttatatttatatttataatacaTAAAGCAGGATATAGAACTGGTTAACAAGGTACAAATTTAGCATTCCCACATGAGGATAAAGATAAACCAAGCGTGGATTAATAAATAACTGTACAGATTAAAGTCGGCAGTACTGCTTCGGCAAAGCACACCATGTTAATCTCAATATATGCTACATAAAAATTAGCAAAATGTTTTAGAAAGTTTTCAAGTATTTATGCAGCGGATTGAATTTTTCTGGCAGAggcaaagcttttcctttctaggCTATCAGTTTTACTTAAGGGACTTAACTGCTGCGCAAACACACACAGTAGCATTTTCATGTTCGAAAAACTGCTGATGACACACCAGTCCACAAGCATAATTATCAAGAAACACCTATTAAGACTTTCAGAAGAGGTAACGTTCTGGGGATTATTTTATACAACAGTCCACAAAAAAGCAGGTGGAAAAAtagaaaatggttttaaaaaaaaaaaagtgtattttctgtttgtcttccACTTAGAGCAAGATTACAACTTAGAGCAAAATCCCACCTAGCCTCAGTTGCAAGACACTGAAATGCCGTGATTTATAATCCTAGACTCAAACGTTTTTTTGGCCAGCACGAATCACTTTTCTAAGCAGCGCCTTGCCGCTTTGGGTGCCACATGTCTCCGTTCATCTCTCGGCTGGGCTCCCTAGCTAGGCACACGCACACCGTAACCACAGGCACCCCAATGCATTGCAGCCCCGAGGGGAGACAGCCCACCTGGGGCACGGCGGGAGCGACTTGCAGAGCCCCCTCCCGTCCGCAGCAGCACGTGGGGAGGGGAAAGCTCCCCGCTCCTGCGGGTTGGCAGGTCTGTGACGGATGAGCTCCTCCAGGGGCAAATCTAGGACTAGTCAAGGCTTCGGGGAGGGAGGACGCCTCTGTTGAGACCTGTTCTGCGTTATTACTTGGCCTTATCAGGAAAGCCAAACCTCAGGCATTTGGACACGGCCTCAGGCAAGGTCTGTTTTGGACTCGCTACGCAGACACTTTTTGTCTAGTTTTACGCAGTTTGCAGCAGGGCCCCGGGACGTGCCATGTATCGCATTTTTGCCACTCTCCTGCATGCCTTTCAGCAGAACTTTAAGCTTCACTTAAGAGAGAAAACCAGTAATAAATCATTCGTGATTTTGATTCTGGGGAATTATGGATCGTCTCCCACACTGACGTGGGAAGCTTTCTTGCATTATGCCCTACCTTTAAAATAGCATAACCGCGGGGAACAGGCATTGTACATGGATGTTATCAAGCACCCATCTCGATACCTCGAAGAAATAATAACTCCTTTCAAGCCTGATGCTGCGTTTGCAGAACGTTTCTTTTCGTTCCCAGGGCTATTTTAATGAGAGCGAAAAGTTAAGGAGCAGTAATGGAAAACCTCCAGCTTCAGACAAACTAAGGAAGGAGGTCGGAAGTCTTGACATCATGGAAAACAAATAGAGCCTGAACCTGCAGGCCAAAACCACAAAGCATAATGCTGTTCACTGTTTCTTATCGTCTATAAATCTATTTAAATTGTTGCTCAGCATAATATTCTAGTTACCTAACTTGTCTCTGAAATTAAGGTCAAGGATATACTTATACTCTGCAGTTCGGGGGCGGGGGGTCAAAGTAGTAGCATTGATTCTgctaaaatgtgtttaaaaaagctTGTTTCTACTATATCTATATTCAACAGAGCACAGTAGAGATAAATTATAAAGCAGTCCTGCACATCATCCACTCACCGCCTTTTCCCCTGCACCAGATGGTGTAGTAGTCTGTTCAATTTATTTCAAACCTGCCTCAAGTGTCTTCAAAGTGTTCAAAAATTCTGTGACAGCAGACAAAGTTACAATAAGGAAAGTATACAGGAAACTTAATATTTGCTAGCACCTATCTAACAGGTCTTTGGAGACATGTGAAAACATGAGACTTTTCAGGGCAGTAGAGAGAAAAACTGGAAGCAATTTAAGGGGGCagatgtatttcctttttttctggaagggCAAGGGTAACTCATTCTTAAAAAACTCCTTTTTCCAGCAAAAGTAACAAAACCTGACAAGTGGCTGCTTGTGCTCTATCCACTTTATCTTAATGCTGCTGTTGAAATGAGCCTGTTACAAGGTTGGGAAGTATTCTCCTTAGGCAGGCTTTCAGATTAAAACGCGCGGGATGAATGAGAGATGAATAAGCGAACTAACTCCTGCTGCGTTTCCAGACAGCTTGAAGCAGACGTTTATgattcagaaaaagaagaaactcaaTCGTCCTCATTAAAATAACGTTAGgaacctgattaaaaaaaaaaagcagcttccgTTTTCTGAGCAGATCAGGTGGCAATCTGTCTGCGTTATATATAGACGGGGAACCTTGCTTACCCCACATCCTTTAATCAGAAGGCCGCCTAAGACACTTAACTCTGTCAGTCTCATTTTGCTCTTCTGTTCTTTGCAAACACATTTTGCGTTATAATCATTGCCAGGGGAAATAAAGTTCTGTTACAGCTATGTTTTACTTAAAGAAATATCAACTATCAGTGAAGGAACGTGAATAAATCCAAGCAGAGAGCTTCCTGGTAAACGTGTCTGCTTATCCCCCAGGAATAAATTTATACATCCTCACAGACAGGTCCCGGAAGGGTGCAGAAGGCCTGTATCAGTTTGGTAtgctggttttcatttttttaatcaacgGCACAGAAATTGCAgttctgagtaagaggaggagtgCGCTGCATCAGCCGAATGTCTTATCTGCTGAAGAGAATGAAGCACCCATCCACAAGATGAAGTCTAGTGATTCACTGCTTTGTGAGAGAAGGTGGAAACTCCTTCCCCAGTGACTAATCTCAGCCTCCAAGTATGAGGACGCCTGGTCTCCCCGAGTCATTACTGCACCTTTCAGAGCCCGAGTCTTGTAGCAGCTCCCTGCACTATTTGTCCCTACCCTTCTGCAGCACTGAAATCCACAGGGTGACTTTAAAACACAGCGCCTTCTGTCTTAAGTTTACTGCCGAGGCAATTACAGTTACTGACAATTTTTAAGCAGCAGCACGTGAAAAACGTGTTAAAACAGACATCAACAGATACCAAATACGGAGACATCACTGGataaaaaaggaagcaatttaaaaataaattcctgatCTGTAGCATGATTATCAGACAGACTACTTAGTGTAACCTCATGGAGCAAAAGACGTCTATTATTCTGAATTTTCTCATGCTGGAAATAAAAAGCTTCTACGCACACTGCCTATAGCAGCAGTGAACATTTTTAAGCTTATTCTCTTATTTCAAGGAAACAAAGTTACATCTTAAGACCTTTTATAACCATTAAAACTCACTTAGCTTAAACAGACCACTACCATCCAAACAAAAGCTGAAAGACAAATGTTGAATTTCCATGGAAAAAACAGCTTCGACCTTCAACTATATACCTCAGATAACTTTCGTTTTATGAAGTAAATGTTATCATTACCGTAAGAGCTTTACtgtttaaaatagtaataattaaaaaaaaaatgcatctgaccAGGTCTAGGAAAATAAACTCAATACCAAACCAATCAAGCTGGATTcaactgaagtatttttaaaatggtatacAATGCTGagtgtgaaaatatttctttgctaaaCTTATCCATACACAATCGCGATTCCGTCGGCGACTTCGGCACAGAAAGGAGCCCGTTCAAGTCAACCGACTGCTAACGTACTTAAGCAGGCGGCTAAACCAGACCCCTTTTTGGCATTACAGTATTGGCAGCGCCCAACTCTGAAAAGTATTAAACCGCCGACTGTCACCGTGACGTTCGTAAGACATCCCGAAACGGTCGCCTTTTACATCAAACGCGTTCATGAGGACACGGCCACACATCTAAAGCTTTACCGCAGAAAGTGCTGGCTCACGCGGGGTCCTCCGACTTACCTGTGGCTTGGCAGAAGAGGCGAAAGGGTCCCCGGACACTAACATGCTGTGCCTGGTCGCTTAGGAAAGGTGGCAACAACATGACCTTTACAGGGTCTGTGCCAGACCAAACGCCAGGCTGGGCGCTGGTGGGTGAAGGAGGTGAATCACTTCCCACACAGGACAAAAAGGAGGTACCAGTAGGAGGGAAAGGTATAGGAGATGAGGCTGTGTGACAGaagaggacagaagagaaaaaaaaaaaaaaagagggtactAAGGAAAAAAGTTGCAAGAAATACATCACACACTGAAGAAATAATGCCAAAACACAAATGAATTTTAGAAGGATGATAACAAGGAAACGTCCCTAGACTCCCAGAAAAGAACGCTTTCCTCCTTCACCCACGCTCCTTTCTCTGTCCTTCCAATCCCCCCCAAGGGATATAACCCATTCAGTTAAAGCTGGAAAGACAATCTATTTCAGATTAATTACAAAAGttttcatccccccccccccccccccccaaaagaaaaccaCAAGGAACGTTAGGATTTACAACATGGAAAGCAGTTCTACCGTGTCAAGTTTCATAAAAGCCAAGATataatacaatttattttaatatttattctgtcattttatatgtacataattaaaaatagaaaaataaaaccaaactgaaTCTTGTAAAATATAAACCGTTTACACTAAGATGGTCAAAATTATGTTTGCATGAAAGTTCAACATAGAAAAGCAGCCCAGATATACTGCTATTTACTGTTAAAACTGTACTCTACTCCTAGCAATATTTACAGAAAGACGCAGTGAGAGGAACAATTCTTCAAGACTGCACT is a genomic window containing:
- the LOC138064018 gene encoding uncharacterized protein; amino-acid sequence: MYFLQLFSLVPSFFFFFSSVLFCHTASSPIPFPPTGTSFLSCVGSDSPPSPTSAQPGVWSGTDPVKVMLLPPFLSDQAQHVSVRGPFRLFCQATGPDDSHFVWKKNRQKMQACIMEQSHTLVDGRLHILSWVKDSISESTEYKCSVVSKVGNATSEVLITVEDKDSTGQDGWTKELDSWRTAISEHDKMMQNWKKTWESCNKKNTL